The candidate division WOR-3 bacterium genome window below encodes:
- the buk gene encoding butyrate kinase, with the protein MYRVLVINPGSTSDELSYFEGDKETFHAVTRYSAEHMKPYESKTVISQFEMRMDLILKTLDEKKIDLSTIDAVIGRGGLLRPIQGGTYLVNDKMIEDLKNGLNGEHPSNLGGILSKALADKVFETSKKKIDAFIADPVVVDEMWKWARYSGMPENPRLSIFHALNQRRVGRIVADKIGKPYEELDLIIVHGGGGLSIGLHRKGKVVDVNNALDGDGPFTPQRSGGVPSGGLAKMCFSGKYSHQEIKLKIKGRGGLVAYLGTSDLIILEKFVDGKTLTASERAQINYDITEEKAREVIEAMAYQICKEVGSLCGVLCKKPDAIIFTGGIAYCGFIVDFIRERIEWMAPFYCIPGGDEMKALKDAANLALNGISPAQTY; encoded by the coding sequence ATGTACAGAGTGTTGGTAATAAATCCGGGATCCACCAGCGACGAACTCAGTTATTTTGAGGGTGATAAAGAAACATTTCACGCGGTGACAAGGTATTCAGCGGAACATATGAAACCTTACGAATCCAAAACCGTAATATCACAATTCGAGATGAGGATGGATCTGATACTCAAAACTCTCGATGAAAAGAAAATCGACTTAAGCACAATTGACGCTGTCATCGGAAGGGGAGGTCTTTTGAGACCGATACAGGGAGGGACATATCTTGTCAACGATAAGATGATAGAAGACCTTAAAAACGGCCTCAACGGAGAGCACCCGTCAAATCTAGGTGGTATCCTCTCCAAAGCTTTGGCAGATAAGGTTTTTGAAACTTCTAAAAAAAAAATTGACGCTTTCATAGCCGATCCGGTCGTTGTCGACGAGATGTGGAAATGGGCGAGGTATTCCGGAATGCCCGAGAATCCACGCCTTTCTATTTTTCACGCACTGAATCAGAGGAGAGTGGGGAGGATTGTTGCCGATAAAATCGGAAAACCCTACGAAGAACTCGATTTGATAATAGTTCATGGCGGTGGCGGTCTGTCCATAGGACTTCACAGAAAAGGAAAAGTCGTGGACGTAAACAACGCACTGGACGGAGACGGACCATTCACTCCTCAGAGGAGCGGAGGAGTTCCTTCCGGGGGACTTGCTAAAATGTGCTTTTCTGGAAAATACAGCCATCAGGAAATCAAACTGAAAATCAAGGGAAGAGGCGGACTTGTAGCCTATCTCGGAACTTCGGATCTTATTATTCTCGAAAAATTTGTTGATGGAAAAACATTGACTGCTTCGGAAAGAGCTCAGATAAACTATGACATAACAGAAGAAAAAGCAAGGGAAGTCATAGAAGCCATGGCTTATCAGATATGCAAAGAGGTCGGCTCTCTTTGCGGGGTTCTCTGTAAAAAGCCGGACGCGATTATTTTTACCGGAGGAATTGCCTACTGCGGGTTCATAGTCGATTTTATAAGAGAAAGGATAGAATGGATGGCTCCGTTCTATTGCATTCCTGGGGGAGACGAGATGAAAGCCTTGAAGGACGCTGCAAATCTTGCGTTGAATGGAATTTCTCCTGCGCAAACCTACTAA
- the nrdR gene encoding transcriptional repressor NrdR, which yields MRCPFCGSEDNKVVDSRPSKEGHSVRRRRECTICSKRFTTYEYVEKVPLMIVKKDDRREPFSREKLLEGIELACKKRPISREQIEKIVDDIETDVYTLSKVEVPSKEIGEKVIRALKNLDEVSYVRFASVYRQFKDKEEFLKELKKMFDDGGKK from the coding sequence ATGAGGTGTCCGTTTTGTGGTAGTGAAGACAATAAAGTTGTCGATTCGAGGCCCAGCAAAGAAGGACACTCCGTGCGGAGAAGACGGGAATGCACGATTTGTTCTAAAAGATTTACCACCTATGAATACGTTGAGAAAGTTCCACTCATGATAGTAAAAAAAGACGACAGAAGGGAACCGTTCAGCAGAGAAAAGCTCCTTGAAGGGATTGAACTGGCTTGTAAAAAGAGACCGATATCGAGAGAGCAGATAGAAAAAATTGTCGACGACATTGAGACTGACGTGTACACACTTTCCAAAGTCGAGGTACCCTCGAAAGAAATCGGAGAAAAAGTCATCAGAGCTCTGAAAAACCTCGATGAAGTTTCCTACGTCAGATTTGCATCAGTGTACAGACAATTCAAAGATAAAGAAGAGTTCCTGAAAGAGCTCAAAAAGATGTTCGACGACGGAGGTAAGAAGTAG
- the dnaE gene encoding DNA polymerase III subunit alpha — protein sequence MAKDFVHLHVHSDYSFLDGAISIKKLVKKASALKMKAIAITDHGNMSGAVEFYKTCKKEGIKPIIGMESYVDPGGVSAKSRISEFRHLTLLCRNEQGYRNLVKLSSIGFLDGYYWGRARIDTEILEKYSEGLIALGGCMSGEIPRRILAGDETGAMKFAGIYSEIFKGDFFLELMDIGISENEFLNRSQVELAKKTGVGIVATNDIHFLDKEDHLAHEALLCVNTKKTFEDKDRLTSPKGIYFRTQEEMYELFKEYPEALENTVKIAEKCHFEMKLYPDSPRLPDFKIPEGFDTPMEFLKHLTWEGAKKRFLSGVPDEAGKRITAELDVISQTGYAGYFLIIADIVREAKKMKISVGPGRGSAVGSMVLYCLDIVTINPMNYGLLFERFLNPERITAPDIDLDFADDKRNMVIEYMVRRFGEDAVCYIGTAASLGARQVVRDVAKVLGLTPKEIDELSSKMPETYFIDKPSDDPRSDVEWIYSGNQSGFKDKVDSDKRLERLIQIASKLEGLKRQPGIHAAGFIIAPGNLTDFVPLRKDKFGQIVCQFDMDSITDVGLIKVDILGLTALTAIERTVELVSETRGETVDVETLPLDDKRTFQLLSSGETKGIFQLESRGMKNLCVQLKPKSLQEIIAIISLYRPGPMDHIDKFIARKNKKEKSDYLHESLKDILEETYGIPIYQEQVMQITSAVAGYNLGKADILRRAMGKKKREVMESEKENFLKGAQERSINAKTAQGIWEMIEPFAGYGFNKSHGAGYAFLAYYTAYMKTHFPVEFLAATLTTEISNTDKIAEFIDEARRLKIKIFPPSVNHSGVNFLVEKKGVRYALGAIKNVGEKAAHEIVSEREKSGSFKSFDDFLGRISFNSATKRTVEFLVKAGAFDEINLDRKKLLDSIEEGFERASSKKKQILMGQMALFSENELIDIDKDKMTGSAWTYKEKLEAENEAFGFSFDVHPLDEYKKFISFRGLYGLGDFIRNGNNGCFVAGLLMKAENVKEGVNLTLEEKNTKLDVFLSDKMSKEPKNWINKHVGKLLAVKGELKNVDGNRILYADEIRVVDEALSECIKSLEIELKEGEVRDQVLKDIKDAIDLHSGEYKVFFLIKERNRRIKLKSDLGVCFDKSLVSEIESIIEYGGKVKYVAEISY from the coding sequence ATGGCAAAAGACTTTGTTCATCTTCATGTTCATTCAGATTACAGTTTTCTCGACGGAGCTATTTCAATAAAAAAACTGGTGAAGAAGGCGTCTGCTTTGAAAATGAAAGCGATAGCCATAACGGATCACGGCAACATGTCCGGAGCCGTGGAATTCTACAAGACGTGCAAGAAGGAAGGAATAAAGCCCATAATTGGAATGGAATCCTACGTTGACCCCGGAGGCGTGTCCGCTAAGAGCAGAATTTCCGAATTCAGACACCTGACTCTTTTGTGCAGAAACGAACAGGGATACAGAAACCTCGTCAAACTTTCTTCCATAGGCTTCCTCGACGGATATTACTGGGGCAGAGCGAGAATTGATACTGAAATTCTCGAAAAGTATTCGGAAGGTCTGATAGCTCTCGGAGGATGCATGAGCGGAGAAATTCCGAGAAGAATTCTGGCCGGCGACGAGACCGGGGCGATGAAATTCGCTGGAATCTATTCTGAGATTTTCAAAGGTGATTTTTTTCTTGAATTAATGGACATAGGGATTTCTGAAAACGAATTCCTGAACAGATCGCAAGTCGAACTGGCTAAAAAAACCGGTGTCGGTATAGTGGCGACGAACGATATACACTTCCTGGATAAGGAAGATCATCTTGCTCACGAAGCTCTTCTTTGCGTTAACACAAAAAAGACATTTGAGGACAAAGACAGACTGACGAGTCCCAAGGGCATATATTTCAGGACACAGGAAGAAATGTACGAATTGTTCAAAGAGTATCCTGAAGCGCTTGAAAACACGGTAAAAATAGCGGAAAAATGTCACTTTGAGATGAAACTGTATCCTGACTCACCGAGACTGCCTGACTTTAAAATTCCCGAAGGGTTTGACACCCCGATGGAATTTCTGAAACACCTGACTTGGGAAGGCGCTAAAAAAAGATTTCTATCCGGAGTTCCCGATGAAGCAGGAAAAAGAATAACAGCTGAGCTCGATGTGATTTCACAAACAGGGTATGCAGGATATTTCCTCATAATTGCCGATATTGTAAGAGAAGCTAAAAAAATGAAAATCAGCGTCGGCCCCGGAAGGGGATCAGCCGTCGGAAGCATGGTCCTTTACTGCCTCGATATAGTGACGATAAATCCGATGAATTACGGTCTTCTGTTCGAAAGGTTTTTAAACCCGGAAAGGATAACGGCCCCCGACATAGATCTGGATTTTGCCGACGACAAACGTAACATGGTTATAGAATATATGGTCAGGAGATTCGGGGAGGACGCTGTCTGTTACATTGGCACTGCCGCGAGCCTTGGCGCGAGACAGGTGGTAAGAGACGTTGCGAAAGTCCTGGGTTTGACTCCCAAGGAGATTGATGAGCTTTCATCGAAAATGCCGGAGACGTATTTCATAGACAAACCTTCGGATGATCCTCGTTCCGATGTCGAGTGGATTTATTCAGGCAATCAGAGCGGCTTCAAGGACAAAGTGGATTCAGACAAAAGGCTTGAAAGACTCATTCAGATTGCCTCTAAACTTGAAGGGTTGAAAAGACAACCTGGAATTCACGCGGCCGGTTTTATAATAGCTCCAGGCAACCTTACAGATTTTGTTCCTCTCAGGAAAGACAAGTTCGGACAGATCGTCTGCCAGTTCGACATGGATTCGATAACCGATGTCGGCCTTATTAAAGTCGACATACTCGGCTTGACCGCTCTCACTGCCATTGAGAGAACGGTTGAGCTCGTCAGCGAAACGAGGGGAGAAACCGTCGACGTCGAAACACTCCCTCTCGACGATAAAAGAACGTTTCAACTTCTTTCTTCGGGTGAGACAAAAGGCATTTTCCAGCTTGAATCAAGGGGAATGAAAAATCTGTGCGTTCAGCTGAAGCCGAAATCACTTCAGGAAATAATAGCAATTATATCTCTATACAGGCCGGGTCCGATGGATCACATAGACAAATTCATTGCAAGGAAAAACAAAAAGGAAAAATCGGACTATTTACACGAATCCCTCAAAGACATTCTGGAAGAAACTTACGGAATACCTATCTACCAGGAACAGGTCATGCAGATCACAAGTGCTGTGGCCGGTTACAATCTTGGAAAAGCAGACATCCTCCGAAGAGCCATGGGTAAAAAAAAGAGAGAAGTGATGGAAAGCGAAAAAGAGAACTTTTTGAAAGGAGCGCAGGAAAGATCTATCAACGCTAAGACAGCTCAGGGTATATGGGAAATGATAGAACCATTCGCCGGTTATGGTTTCAACAAATCGCACGGAGCCGGTTACGCTTTTCTCGCGTATTATACTGCTTATATGAAAACGCATTTTCCAGTTGAATTTCTTGCGGCTACACTGACCACTGAAATTTCAAACACCGATAAAATAGCCGAATTCATTGATGAAGCGAGGCGATTAAAGATAAAAATATTTCCTCCTTCCGTAAATCATTCGGGGGTAAATTTTCTGGTCGAGAAAAAAGGAGTGCGATACGCTCTCGGAGCGATAAAAAACGTCGGTGAAAAAGCTGCTCACGAAATTGTCTCTGAAAGGGAAAAAAGCGGATCGTTTAAAAGCTTCGATGATTTCCTCGGCAGAATAAGTTTCAACTCGGCGACAAAAAGAACCGTCGAGTTTCTCGTGAAAGCAGGAGCTTTCGACGAGATAAATCTTGACAGAAAGAAACTGCTCGACTCAATAGAGGAGGGTTTTGAAAGAGCTTCTTCGAAAAAAAAACAGATCCTCATGGGTCAGATGGCGCTTTTCAGCGAAAATGAGCTCATTGACATTGACAAAGACAAAATGACAGGAAGCGCCTGGACTTATAAAGAAAAACTTGAGGCGGAGAACGAAGCATTCGGTTTCAGTTTCGATGTTCATCCCTTGGACGAATACAAAAAATTCATAAGTTTCCGGGGATTATACGGATTGGGGGATTTCATCAGAAACGGCAACAACGGGTGTTTCGTTGCCGGATTGTTGATGAAAGCCGAAAATGTAAAGGAAGGTGTCAATCTGACTCTCGAAGAAAAAAACACTAAACTCGATGTATTCTTAAGCGATAAAATGAGCAAAGAACCTAAAAACTGGATTAACAAACATGTAGGTAAACTTTTGGCCGTCAAAGGCGAATTGAAGAACGTCGATGGAAACAGAATTCTTTACGCCGACGAAATAAGGGTTGTCGACGAGGCTTTGTCGGAATGTATAAAAAGCCTGGAAATAGAACTGAAGGAAGGCGAAGTAAGAGACCAGGTGCTGAAAGACATAAAAGATGCGATAGATCTTCATTCGGGAGAATACAAAGTGTTTTTTCTGATTAAAGAAAGGAACAGGAGAATCAAACTAAAAAGCGACTTGGGCGTCTGTTTCGACAAATCTCTTGTTAGCGAGATAGAGAGTATTATCGAATACGGAGGCAAAGTCAAATATGTGGCTGAAATCAGCTATTAG
- a CDS encoding DUF502 domain-containing protein: protein MDDRDGLPRSRHGFKAKIRNIFITGVVTLLPIGLTVFVFKFIIEIGGTVLEPFARYLPFPRLVEDLMGFILLVAFIFITGVVARTFIGKILIRWTNALMTKLPLIKIIYNGVKELTETFFLDKRAFQKVVMIEYPRTGCWSLGFLTNTKSWVEKCSEDGKKTNLGSVFVPTTPNPTSGFYLLLPEEEIKMTELTIEEGIRVVVSGGIITPRKNIKIREDEKGTET, encoded by the coding sequence ATGGACGATCGAGACGGATTGCCTCGTTCCAGGCATGGATTTAAAGCCAAAATCAGGAATATTTTTATTACGGGAGTGGTGACTCTTCTTCCGATAGGTCTGACTGTTTTCGTGTTCAAGTTCATCATCGAGATTGGCGGGACTGTATTGGAACCTTTCGCAAGGTATCTTCCTTTTCCCAGATTGGTCGAGGACCTGATGGGTTTTATATTACTGGTCGCATTTATATTTATAACCGGAGTCGTCGCGAGAACATTCATAGGCAAGATTTTAATCAGATGGACTAATGCCCTCATGACAAAACTGCCGCTCATAAAGATTATTTACAACGGAGTGAAAGAGCTTACCGAAACATTTTTTCTCGACAAAAGAGCTTTTCAGAAAGTTGTCATGATAGAATATCCCAGAACGGGATGCTGGTCGTTAGGATTTTTGACCAACACTAAATCGTGGGTTGAAAAATGTTCCGAAGACGGAAAAAAAACAAATCTCGGGTCGGTGTTTGTGCCCACGACGCCGAATCCGACTTCAGGTTTTTATCTCCTGCTTCCCGAGGAGGAAATAAAGATGACAGAACTGACTATTGAGGAGGGGATCAGAGTGGTTGTTTCAGGGGGCATAATCACGCCCAGAAAAAACATAAAAATAAGAGAGGATGAAAAAGGGACCGAGACATGA
- a CDS encoding ribonucleoside triphosphate reductase: MSCMKKRDGRIVPFDIQRIEDAVRKALDAVGTQNEEKVRKIAFETFEILRTSENLYYPEVEETQDIVERKLFEHNEYDAAKAYILYREQHKSIRDVRKSLLDVVETLDSYVLQSDWRVKENSNSDYSFSGLLLHAAGSVVANYSLNKIYPPEIAYAHRHGDLHIHDLSMGIAGYCAGWSIRSLLTNGFGGVPAKVSAEPPKHLLSALGQIVNFLGTAQNEWAGAQAFNSFDTYLAPYVRIDNLDYRQVKQAIQSFVFNLNVASRWGGQTPFTNLTFDWVVPPDLKNQPVQIGTEFTDFVYGDFQKEMDMINKAFIEVMMEGDSTGRIFTFPIPTYNITKDFNWEGENVELLFELTAKYGIPYFQNFVNSSLKPSDVRSMCCRLQLDIRELKNKTGGLFGSGEQTGSIGVVTINMPRIGYLSSDENEFFRRLSAVMDIARDSLEIKRKIVQKNMDMGLFPYSKIYLGSLANHFSTIGLVGVNESVINFFGPDEDISTPKGKAFAKKTLDFMREKLIKYQQETGHLYNLEATPAEGASYRLSKMDKKLFRNIIACGENNPYYTNSSLLPVGYSDDVFKVLEHQEELQAKYTGGTVLHIFLGESAESTCIKNVVKRVAYGYTLPYFTISPTFSVCPDDGYIKGSVATCPKCGRETEIYSRVVGYYRPVKNWNKGKKEEFAQRKTYIIQKDTHRQNDQIFQREAVKFAAAVV; the protein is encoded by the coding sequence ATGAGCTGTATGAAAAAAAGAGACGGCAGAATAGTACCGTTCGACATCCAGAGAATCGAAGATGCGGTTAGAAAAGCTCTCGATGCGGTTGGAACCCAAAACGAAGAAAAAGTCCGGAAAATCGCCTTCGAGACATTTGAAATCCTGCGAACATCTGAAAACCTGTACTATCCTGAAGTCGAAGAAACTCAAGACATAGTAGAAAGAAAGCTTTTCGAGCACAATGAATACGATGCGGCAAAAGCATACATTCTGTACAGAGAACAGCATAAAAGTATAAGAGACGTGAGAAAATCCCTTCTGGACGTGGTTGAAACTTTGGACAGTTATGTTTTGCAAAGCGACTGGAGAGTCAAGGAAAATTCAAACTCTGATTATTCTTTCTCCGGCCTTCTTTTGCACGCAGCCGGAAGTGTCGTTGCCAATTATTCATTGAACAAAATCTATCCCCCTGAGATAGCTTACGCCCACCGACACGGCGACTTACACATTCATGATCTTTCTATGGGTATAGCCGGCTACTGTGCCGGATGGTCTATAAGGAGCCTTTTGACAAACGGATTCGGAGGAGTTCCCGCCAAAGTTTCTGCAGAACCTCCTAAGCATCTGCTCTCTGCGCTTGGCCAGATAGTCAATTTTTTGGGTACGGCTCAAAATGAATGGGCGGGAGCGCAGGCTTTTAATTCTTTCGACACCTATCTCGCCCCCTATGTGCGTATAGACAATCTCGATTACAGACAGGTCAAACAGGCAATTCAGTCTTTTGTCTTCAACCTCAATGTCGCTTCAAGATGGGGAGGACAGACTCCTTTCACTAATCTGACTTTTGACTGGGTGGTTCCTCCCGATCTGAAAAATCAACCGGTTCAAATAGGGACTGAATTTACAGATTTCGTCTACGGCGATTTTCAGAAAGAAATGGACATGATAAACAAAGCCTTCATTGAAGTCATGATGGAAGGAGACTCGACGGGAAGAATTTTTACATTTCCAATACCTACTTACAACATAACAAAAGATTTCAACTGGGAAGGCGAAAACGTGGAGCTTCTTTTTGAACTGACCGCGAAGTACGGCATTCCTTATTTTCAGAATTTTGTTAACAGTTCTCTGAAACCCTCCGACGTCAGATCGATGTGCTGCCGTCTTCAGCTCGACATCAGAGAACTGAAAAATAAAACAGGAGGTCTTTTCGGAAGCGGTGAGCAGACTGGATCCATAGGAGTCGTCACCATAAACATGCCGAGAATCGGATATCTCTCTTCAGACGAAAACGAATTTTTCAGAAGGCTTTCGGCAGTAATGGACATTGCAAGAGACAGCTTGGAAATTAAGAGGAAAATTGTTCAGAAAAACATGGATATGGGATTGTTTCCTTACAGTAAGATATATCTTGGATCTCTGGCAAATCATTTCTCAACAATCGGCCTGGTCGGAGTAAACGAATCCGTAATAAACTTTTTCGGTCCTGACGAAGATATTTCGACACCTAAAGGAAAAGCGTTTGCCAAGAAGACGCTTGATTTCATGAGAGAAAAACTAATAAAATATCAGCAGGAAACCGGACACCTTTACAACCTGGAAGCCACTCCAGCGGAAGGCGCTTCGTACAGGCTCTCAAAAATGGACAAAAAGCTGTTCAGAAACATAATAGCCTGCGGAGAAAACAATCCGTATTACACAAACTCCAGCCTTCTTCCCGTCGGTTACTCGGACGACGTATTCAAAGTCCTCGAGCATCAGGAAGAGTTACAGGCAAAGTACACGGGAGGAACCGTACTTCACATATTCCTAGGCGAAAGCGCAGAGAGCACTTGCATAAAAAATGTTGTCAAAAGAGTCGCGTACGGATACACCCTTCCGTATTTCACGATTTCCCCGACTTTTTCGGTGTGTCCCGACGATGGATATATCAAAGGAAGCGTTGCAACCTGTCCTAAATGCGGCAGAGAGACTGAAATATACAGCAGAGTGGTGGGATATTACAGGCCTGTCAAAAACTGGAACAAAGGCAAGAAAGAAGAATTTGCTCAGAGAAAAACCTACATTATTCAAAAAGATACTCATCGCCAAAACGATCAGATTTTCCAGAGAGAAGCAGTGAAGTTTGCGGCCGCAGTCGTCTGA
- a CDS encoding HlyC/CorC family transporter — protein sequence MNGESNKRKKIIEFIRELIKNRKENKEKEAETVINKGKESGIISEAEADILKGVMYLTSTRVEEIMVPRVETVFLPATAGIDEIIEAYTLHRFGKIPLYGDTIDDVVGILKIKDVIPFLHEILETPYKAIDFACLPHFIPESKTVLETIKDLQERHLSIAMVVDEYGGVCGIVTLEDLVEEIIGEIEDTREQEEEDFSVEEDGSYLVNARMEFSDFNDLLNLNLESEDYNTVGGFVLDKQEKIPKKGEKFSDGNLEFEVIDATRQKIIKLRVKKKEQ from the coding sequence ATGAACGGAGAATCAAATAAACGAAAAAAAATAATTGAATTTATTAGAGAACTGATAAAGAACAGAAAAGAAAACAAGGAAAAAGAAGCCGAAACCGTAATAAACAAAGGGAAAGAATCAGGTATCATATCGGAAGCCGAGGCCGACATTCTGAAGGGCGTAATGTATCTGACGAGCACAAGAGTCGAGGAAATCATGGTGCCGAGAGTTGAAACTGTTTTTCTGCCTGCGACGGCAGGAATAGACGAAATAATAGAAGCGTACACACTTCACCGTTTCGGCAAAATACCCCTTTACGGGGACACCATTGACGACGTAGTGGGCATATTGAAAATAAAAGATGTCATACCTTTTCTGCACGAAATTCTTGAAACTCCTTACAAAGCGATAGATTTTGCATGTCTGCCTCATTTTATTCCGGAAAGTAAAACGGTTCTGGAAACAATAAAAGACCTTCAGGAAAGGCATCTTTCAATTGCCATGGTGGTCGATGAATACGGCGGGGTCTGCGGAATTGTGACCCTTGAAGACCTTGTTGAAGAGATAATTGGGGAGATAGAAGACACGAGGGAACAGGAAGAGGAAGATTTCTCTGTGGAGGAGGACGGTTCTTATCTTGTGAACGCGCGGATGGAATTCTCCGATTTCAATGATCTGCTGAACTTAAATCTCGAATCAGAAGATTACAACACAGTAGGGGGATTCGTTCTCGACAAACAGGAAAAAATACCCAAAAAAGGTGAAAAATTTTCCGACGGCAATCTCGAATTCGAAGTTATTGATGCTACAAGACAAAAGATAATCAAATTGAGAGTGAAAAAGAAAGAACAATAA